From the genome of Rhizobium binae, one region includes:
- a CDS encoding gene transfer agent family protein, which translates to MRGSESIVWPGGEHSFRLGIGELRAIEQRSDAGCAVVLMRLLGQQWKIDDVIQPIRLGLIGGGMPEREAQTALDKALDVASLYSLAVTAADILRRFIMWETDDQPGGEPGE; encoded by the coding sequence ATGAGAGGCTCTGAATCCATCGTTTGGCCGGGCGGAGAGCATTCTTTCCGCCTTGGCATCGGCGAGCTGCGCGCCATCGAGCAGCGCAGCGACGCCGGTTGCGCCGTTGTGCTGATGCGGTTGCTTGGCCAGCAGTGGAAAATTGACGATGTCATCCAGCCGATCCGGTTGGGGCTAATCGGCGGCGGCATGCCGGAGCGCGAAGCGCAGACGGCCCTCGACAAGGCACTTGATGTCGCCAGTCTCTATTCACTTGCCGTGACGGCAGCAGACATTCTGCGCCGCTTCATCATGTGGGAAACGGATGATCAGCCAGGCGGTGAGCCGGGGGAGTAG
- a CDS encoding phage tail tube protein, whose protein sequence is MTRATTANFHQLVLEVETAAGSGVYSRICGLTSRGINRQHNMSTSEVPDCDDESMPAAVERAVQSSEATISASGVWAAQSHELLLDWWESGQTKSIRIHHVNAAVGDTEYETGNAYLVSINNQAERGTKVTAELSIEFDGIPTRTMKP, encoded by the coding sequence ATGACAAGGGCTACGACTGCCAACTTTCATCAACTTGTCCTGGAAGTGGAAACCGCCGCAGGCAGTGGAGTTTATTCCCGCATCTGCGGCCTGACTTCGCGCGGCATTAACCGCCAGCACAATATGTCGACGTCTGAGGTTCCAGACTGTGACGACGAATCTATGCCGGCCGCCGTCGAGCGCGCCGTTCAGTCGTCCGAAGCGACCATTTCGGCATCAGGCGTTTGGGCCGCGCAGAGCCACGAGTTGCTCCTCGACTGGTGGGAATCTGGTCAGACAAAGAGCATCCGTATTCACCACGTGAATGCAGCCGTCGGTGACACCGAGTACGAAACAGGAAATGCATACCTCGTCTCGATCAATAACCAAGCCGAGCGCGGCACCAAGGTCACAGCTGAGCTTTCGATCGAATTCGACGGCATCCCGACTCGGACGATGAAGCCATAA
- a CDS encoding phage tail protein: MTGLELIPLIVSSAATTVAAANALYLGTAALLYGGLAAGLGFVSRALMPKPSVPKPEDGTYNLKQSVPSLPIVLGRVKKAGDYVFLEEKNGVAYHIIVHAGHRIQGYVKHYLHDEEVTIDGSGTVVSPAHFNDDGNAYIHIESRIGQSGETAYSSVVGAFPTIWSNNHRGDGLASVEMHCFTAPSKDYLKIYPNQMPEHSAVIDGMPLYDPRTGTTAFTNNLAIMRLWHLTSPYGGKLSLSDMYLPDWINAANVCGQNVTNRSGGTENRYDGGMWFRANSDPIEVGRTLDQAAELVVYERADGLIGVHAGEYVEPTITLTRNEIFSFGLNANVDPATTVLAVRGRFTDPSDLYNTNDAAIYGNPYIGEDTERTLTVDNVAVQSHNHIQRLQKLAYIRRNGARVSITAHYDPDNDVAYHRFIRVQYSPKLSDAVIEITSKVTISLRDMTVTFSGIVVPSGLYDFNAATEEGEPGSSIVIIPPSSAPVPVNFDVVIQTEIVSGGSSAAYALATWDFASASLTYELEWEKVTGSTGPQSVISTAGETQVRSSYLADGTQYKFRLRTWAGGASSSWTAYEIRTATADSTPPGVVTGASATGGAGQATFNWTAPNSANYAAARIYTNTVNSFSGSTLVATEYGPPSSADSRIVTGLSAGIKYGFIEAINASGIAATPQATGSFTVT; this comes from the coding sequence ATGACTGGTCTTGAGCTTATCCCGCTGATCGTATCGTCAGCGGCAACGACGGTTGCAGCGGCGAACGCACTCTATCTCGGCACGGCCGCGCTCCTTTATGGCGGCTTGGCGGCAGGTCTCGGTTTTGTATCCAGGGCGCTTATGCCAAAGCCTTCGGTTCCGAAGCCAGAGGACGGAACATACAATCTAAAGCAGTCCGTGCCTTCGCTGCCGATCGTGCTCGGCCGCGTTAAGAAAGCCGGCGACTACGTCTTTCTTGAAGAAAAGAATGGTGTCGCATACCACATCATCGTCCACGCAGGCCATCGGATCCAAGGTTACGTTAAGCACTATCTTCACGACGAAGAGGTAACCATTGACGGCTCCGGCACTGTCGTGTCGCCAGCGCACTTCAATGATGACGGCAATGCCTACATCCACATAGAATCTAGGATTGGACAGTCCGGCGAGACTGCATACTCTTCGGTTGTCGGCGCATTCCCAACGATATGGTCGAACAATCATCGCGGTGATGGCCTTGCATCAGTCGAAATGCATTGCTTCACGGCACCGTCGAAGGACTATCTGAAGATTTATCCTAACCAGATGCCGGAGCATTCGGCGGTCATTGATGGGATGCCGCTCTACGATCCACGCACCGGCACGACAGCCTTTACCAATAATTTGGCAATCATGCGATTGTGGCATTTGACCAGCCCATACGGCGGCAAGCTGTCATTGAGCGACATGTACCTGCCTGACTGGATAAACGCAGCCAATGTCTGTGGCCAGAACGTCACCAATCGAAGCGGCGGCACTGAAAACCGCTATGACGGCGGAATGTGGTTCAGGGCGAACAGCGACCCAATCGAGGTTGGCCGCACACTGGATCAAGCGGCTGAGCTCGTTGTCTATGAGCGTGCCGATGGCCTGATCGGCGTTCATGCCGGCGAATATGTCGAGCCGACAATTACACTCACCCGAAACGAGATCTTCTCGTTCGGCCTCAATGCGAACGTCGATCCAGCCACTACCGTTCTCGCAGTCCGTGGGCGCTTCACCGATCCGAGTGATCTTTACAACACCAATGACGCCGCCATCTATGGCAATCCATACATCGGCGAGGACACAGAGCGGACGCTGACTGTCGACAACGTGGCAGTGCAATCGCACAACCACATACAGCGCCTGCAGAAGCTGGCATATATCCGGCGCAACGGCGCCAGGGTCAGCATCACGGCTCATTATGATCCAGACAATGACGTTGCCTATCATCGGTTCATTCGCGTCCAGTATTCTCCGAAGCTTTCGGATGCCGTGATCGAGATTACATCAAAGGTGACAATCTCTCTCAGAGATATGACCGTTACCTTCAGCGGGATCGTCGTTCCGTCTGGGCTGTATGATTTCAATGCGGCAACTGAAGAGGGTGAGCCGGGATCGTCGATCGTCATCATTCCACCCAGCAGCGCTCCGGTTCCGGTCAACTTCGACGTTGTCATCCAGACGGAGATCGTTTCTGGAGGATCTTCTGCGGCCTATGCCCTGGCCACTTGGGACTTCGCTTCAGCATCCCTGACATACGAGCTTGAGTGGGAAAAGGTAACTGGCTCAACAGGACCGCAATCAGTGATCTCAACCGCTGGCGAGACGCAGGTGCGCTCAAGCTATTTGGCGGACGGCACGCAATACAAGTTCCGTCTGCGGACTTGGGCGGGCGGCGCGAGTTCAAGTTGGACTGCCTACGAGATACGAACAGCAACGGCGGACTCGACACCGCCTGGCGTCGTCACTGGCGCATCAGCAACGGGCGGTGCTGGACAGGCCACGTTCAACTGGACGGCGCCTAACAGCGCTAACTACGCAGCCGCGCGGATCTATACTAACACGGTCAATAGTTTTTCCGGTTCGACGCTCGTTGCGACCGAATATGGGCCTCCCAGCTCAGCTGACAGTCGCATTGTCACCGGCCTATCGGCTGGCATCAAATACGGCTTCATTGAAGCCATCAATGCATCTGGCATTGCTGCGACTCCGCAAGCAACCGGCTCATTCACCGTTACCTAA
- a CDS encoding NUMOD3 domain-containing DNA-binding protein has translation MEYYTYVWRDAAGVPFYVGKGKGKRAHNTTRRSVDFKEIYAKGGCSVEILDLFIHESQAHAHEVELIELYGRRPFGGTLVNMTDGGEGTSGRKLNDEARAKISAAAKARGIPSETRARLIEATRGKKHTEEHKSKISAALTGRHRPSETRDRISLSRRMMGPKDGFKGVVFSTEANKWMARIRVDGETKYLRCHSVPEDAARAYDKAAFEAWGFDCYLNFPEDFETRKSA, from the coding sequence ATGGAATATTACACGTACGTTTGGCGTGATGCGGCTGGCGTGCCTTTCTATGTTGGAAAGGGCAAGGGCAAGCGTGCGCACAACACCACTCGTCGATCGGTTGATTTCAAAGAGATTTATGCCAAGGGCGGGTGCTCGGTAGAGATCCTGGATTTGTTTATTCACGAATCGCAGGCGCATGCTCACGAAGTTGAATTGATTGAGTTGTACGGGCGTCGACCTTTCGGCGGCACACTTGTCAACATGACTGACGGTGGTGAAGGAACAAGCGGACGCAAGCTTAATGACGAGGCGCGAGCGAAGATCAGTGCCGCCGCCAAGGCAAGGGGAATTCCCAGCGAGACGCGCGCTAGGCTAATCGAGGCCACTCGCGGAAAAAAGCACACAGAAGAGCATAAATCCAAGATAAGCGCGGCGCTGACTGGTCGTCATCGTCCAAGTGAGACGCGTGATAGGATCAGCTTATCGCGTCGCATGATGGGTCCAAAAGATGGCTTTAAGGGCGTGGTTTTCAGCACTGAGGCAAACAAATGGATGGCCCGCATAAGGGTTGACGGAGAGACGAAATATCTTCGATGCCACAGCGTCCCAGAAGATGCAGCTCGCGCATACGACAAGGCCGCATTCGAGGCATGGGGCTTTGACTGCTACCTGAATTTTCCGGAAGATTTCGAGACAAGGAAGTCCGCATGA
- a CDS encoding HK97-gp10 family putative phage morphogenesis protein: protein MVQGISDLNKRVAQIPKRIELAARGAMEKGADELVAMMKRLVPKDTGDLRDSIGWTWGNAPAGSKVIAQSDPNERGLRITVYAGSQKAFYAAWVEFGTAPHNVAKGGGNKSFSGDATGHPGAHAQPFFFPSYRSLRKRIQDRIKRQTRAAMRLQGPPIAAEAD, encoded by the coding sequence ATGGTGCAGGGCATAAGCGACCTGAATAAGAGGGTTGCCCAGATACCCAAGCGCATCGAGCTCGCTGCTCGCGGCGCCATGGAGAAGGGCGCCGATGAATTGGTCGCGATGATGAAGCGGCTGGTTCCGAAAGATACCGGCGATCTGCGCGATAGCATCGGTTGGACCTGGGGCAACGCTCCGGCCGGCTCAAAGGTTATCGCACAAAGCGACCCGAATGAGCGCGGCCTGCGCATCACGGTCTATGCCGGTAGCCAGAAAGCTTTCTATGCTGCCTGGGTTGAGTTCGGGACGGCGCCGCATAACGTGGCCAAGGGCGGCGGCAACAAGAGCTTCAGCGGCGACGCAACAGGCCATCCTGGTGCGCACGCGCAACCGTTCTTTTTCCCATCATACCGGTCGCTGCGAAAGCGCATTCAGGACCGCATCAAGCGGCAGACACGCGCCGCCATGAGATTGCAAGGGCCGCCTATCGCGGCGGAGGCTGATTGA
- a CDS encoding anaerobic dehydrogenase, with protein MSTRSAKLVVPPPPPKLVRPDSALTARCLGPVDLGDKALTQAQLEKLWITDRERLLTCIRRHLALRDFYADRDGGLERKP; from the coding sequence GTGTCAACAAGGTCCGCTAAACTCGTCGTGCCGCCTCCGCCGCCGAAACTGGTGCGACCGGACAGCGCGCTGACGGCTCGATGCCTTGGGCCGGTCGATCTCGGCGACAAAGCGCTGACGCAAGCGCAACTGGAAAAACTCTGGATCACCGATCGAGAGCGGCTTCTGACATGCATCCGGCGCCACTTGGCGCTGCGCGATTTCTATGCCGACCGCGACGGCGGTCTGGAGCGCAAGCCATGA
- a CDS encoding lysozyme has translation MATRLRKTGGGLAAITLAGALAVQTVGGFEGLKLYAYRDVVGIWTACYGETKGIKPGMKFSKADCDNLLIDSLVEHEAGMRGCLKAPDALPIQTYIAGVSLTYNIGPGGFCGSTVARKLNAGDIRGACDAFLMWDKAKGRKIAGLTKRRVAERGLCLQGVA, from the coding sequence ATGGCGACAAGGCTTAGAAAAACTGGCGGCGGTCTCGCTGCCATTACGCTCGCAGGCGCGCTTGCGGTGCAGACAGTCGGCGGATTCGAAGGGCTGAAACTCTATGCCTACCGCGATGTGGTGGGCATCTGGACCGCCTGTTACGGCGAGACCAAGGGCATAAAGCCCGGCATGAAGTTCTCCAAAGCCGATTGCGACAACCTGCTGATCGACAGCCTGGTCGAGCACGAGGCTGGGATGCGCGGATGCCTCAAGGCGCCTGACGCCTTGCCAATCCAGACATATATCGCCGGCGTCTCGCTGACCTATAATATCGGTCCTGGCGGCTTCTGCGGCTCGACCGTGGCGCGCAAGCTGAATGCCGGAGACATCCGCGGCGCCTGCGACGCCTTTCTCATGTGGGACAAGGCGAAGGGGCGCAAGATTGCCGGCCTGACGAAACGCCGCGTCGCCGAACGGGGGCTCTGCCTGCAGGGCGTCGCATGA
- a CDS encoding DUF3168 domain-containing protein, with product MAEAPQTELQKLVYDTLRLNSDISGLVGGVYDNVPADPFKTRTAYISFGPSDTVEDGADCVTSGLHTLQIDIWSKAVGQVEAKRLIHFVTKALHLQDLLLTDNALAEIMVEFSRVFTDSDGLTTHGIVSVTASIQEPD from the coding sequence ATGGCTGAGGCGCCGCAGACAGAACTGCAGAAGCTTGTCTATGACACGCTTCGCCTGAATTCCGACATCTCCGGCCTGGTCGGCGGCGTCTACGACAATGTGCCGGCTGACCCTTTCAAGACCAGAACGGCATACATCAGCTTCGGTCCTTCCGATACCGTTGAGGATGGCGCCGACTGCGTCACTAGCGGCCTGCATACGTTACAGATCGACATCTGGAGCAAGGCCGTCGGGCAGGTAGAAGCCAAGCGGCTCATCCATTTCGTGACCAAGGCGCTGCACCTGCAGGATCTCCTGCTCACGGATAATGCGCTTGCCGAGATCATGGTCGAATTCAGCCGCGTCTTCACCGATTCCGATGGTCTCACGACCCACGGCATTGTGAGTGTCACGGCGAGCATTCAGGAGCCGGATTGA
- a CDS encoding head-tail connector protein translates to MGLRLITAVAPIISTADAKAHLRVLHSDDDAYIDGLIAAAGDWLFGENSWLGRSATSSEWEYTLCEFPSGKLDIPKPPLVSVSGVFYTPPDGGSEQEITVFRTIGEGGNGYILPAKNAEWPETDGEPESVRIEFTAGYAALPASIKHAALLLIGHWYENREAATEAKLSDIPMAVDALLMPYRNWPA, encoded by the coding sequence ATGGGTTTGCGCCTTATTACGGCGGTCGCGCCGATTATCAGCACGGCTGACGCAAAGGCGCACCTTCGTGTGCTGCACAGCGATGATGACGCTTACATCGACGGCCTAATCGCCGCGGCGGGCGACTGGCTCTTTGGTGAAAACAGTTGGCTTGGCAGGTCTGCCACATCATCAGAATGGGAGTATACGCTGTGCGAGTTCCCGTCTGGAAAGCTGGACATTCCTAAGCCTCCACTCGTGTCAGTGAGTGGGGTCTTCTATACGCCTCCGGATGGAGGTTCAGAGCAGGAAATTACTGTTTTCCGAACGATAGGCGAGGGCGGCAATGGATACATTCTCCCAGCCAAAAACGCTGAGTGGCCAGAAACTGACGGCGAACCCGAATCGGTTCGAATAGAATTCACGGCCGGATATGCGGCTCTGCCGGCATCAATCAAACACGCGGCACTCCTTTTGATCGGCCATTGGTACGAAAACCGAGAGGCTGCGACAGAGGCGAAGCTGAGCGACATCCCCATGGCGGTTGATGCGCTCCTAATGCCCTACAGGAACTGGCCCGCTTAA
- a CDS encoding head-tail adaptor protein: MPAGALKERVSFAVRNEQDDGYGNTVADWIEQFQEAAEFIHMRGGEAVISARLENRHPQVIRVRANTATRRVTADWRITDARTRAEYAIHDVTRSTDNKWIDFLCERGVVA; this comes from the coding sequence ATGCCAGCAGGCGCTCTGAAAGAGCGCGTCTCCTTTGCGGTGCGCAATGAGCAGGATGACGGCTACGGCAACACCGTGGCCGACTGGATTGAGCAGTTTCAAGAGGCTGCTGAGTTCATCCATATGCGGGGCGGCGAGGCGGTTATTTCCGCGCGCTTGGAGAACAGACATCCGCAGGTCATCCGTGTCAGGGCAAACACTGCCACGAGACGTGTAACAGCCGACTGGCGCATCACGGACGCGCGGACGCGCGCCGAGTACGCGATCCATGACGTGACGCGCTCCACCGACAACAAATGGATCGACTTCCTTTGCGAGCGCGGCGTTGTCGCGTAG
- a CDS encoding class I SAM-dependent methyltransferase — MNLIDLINRKDQRLTLNGNWRQIKVSYNGAVWRGAEFSDGASCTISGIDKVYRLASLPGAIGWFVRLRNIAKLPVNLFSRRARVEIALWKNGKRFAAQRLRFGLSAVAVPMPWTKKLGSIPDGAELHLSFKAPKGYSVELLAHKALDRADLLKRATGNGIEIGPGPRPQVHQSAATSVRYVEEMPIDKWAELYDPTGKYGTPQADFSKYVIGTADNLPADDNSLDFIFSSHVFEHLANPLGHLVRWRDKLAAGGVILAVIPEMHSTKDATGKPSTIEEIEIEFNAGIWRPTLAHYERYFSLRGMPQSANEMMEKNSSIHVHFYDKHNLAILLEKAVKEHGFSSYEIIHTENHKDFYFSIWK; from the coding sequence ATGAATCTCATTGACCTGATAAATCGTAAAGATCAGCGCCTGACGCTGAATGGAAATTGGCGGCAGATCAAGGTTAGCTACAACGGCGCTGTGTGGCGCGGCGCCGAATTCTCTGACGGGGCTTCATGCACCATAAGCGGCATCGACAAGGTCTACAGGCTCGCGTCTCTCCCGGGAGCAATTGGTTGGTTTGTTCGGCTTCGAAATATTGCCAAGTTGCCGGTTAATTTGTTTTCGCGGCGAGCGCGGGTGGAGATAGCCCTCTGGAAGAATGGGAAGCGTTTTGCGGCCCAACGGTTGAGGTTCGGCTTATCGGCGGTTGCGGTACCTATGCCGTGGACGAAAAAGCTGGGATCGATACCCGACGGCGCTGAATTGCATCTGTCATTCAAAGCCCCCAAGGGCTATTCCGTTGAGCTTCTTGCGCATAAGGCGCTCGATCGCGCAGACCTCTTAAAACGAGCCACCGGCAACGGAATCGAGATCGGCCCAGGGCCAAGACCTCAAGTACACCAAAGCGCCGCGACGTCGGTTCGATATGTTGAGGAAATGCCTATAGACAAATGGGCGGAACTCTATGATCCAACGGGAAAATACGGGACGCCGCAGGCCGACTTTTCGAAATATGTTATCGGAACCGCTGACAACCTGCCGGCTGACGATAACTCACTTGACTTCATCTTCAGTAGTCATGTGTTTGAACATCTCGCCAATCCTCTCGGGCATCTGGTCAGATGGCGGGACAAGCTGGCCGCTGGCGGCGTTATCTTGGCGGTGATCCCGGAGATGCACTCGACAAAGGACGCGACCGGAAAGCCGTCGACGATCGAAGAGATTGAGATCGAATTCAACGCCGGGATCTGGCGCCCGACACTGGCTCACTACGAGCGATATTTCAGCCTCCGCGGCATGCCACAGTCAGCGAACGAAATGATGGAGAAGAACAGCTCAATCCACGTTCACTTCTACGACAAACACAATCTCGCAATCCTGCTGGAAAAGGCAGTGAAAGAGCATGGATTCTCGTCCTACGAGATCATCCACACCGAGAACCATAAGGACTTCTATTTTTCGATCTGGAAATAG
- a CDS encoding phage tail length tape measure family protein: MAATTEDLARLLVSIEFTQKQSEKQLAAIAKRAGQTANEIETKFKRANDNAANSFVGSGKRVEASLGAQRAAVQNLSFQLNDIATSLAGGASPFQVMMQQGSQVSQALSSTGGGLGSIVKTLGGAFSAMVSPISLASFALIGLAGAAVQYFSTLKSDVPDAEKLLKAHAELIQSFDKAWGVAKASVEGYSASVQKIELQKLKDEFGSLQKAIEATGKDLAGDLLSVPIDDFHGATQTVRDFQKALALLQKDVPDFREFSLEMERIEGMNGIPENIRELAKQLRLSANESLPLQDAIEEIQKRLKTLHLTGEQAKEAFAALTAQALGLGTQGGDAISTIAGKIKTDLIPAMAEATNQVLEYAKNYQTLQNQVNKSPLGTIPPVYSGGGRFMNREEARQFDIDESQLDEVGKSAAARMIRSFEGFITNAKWDTNHYRVGFGSDTATRANGQIEEVTKDTVVTLDDAQRDLSRRIMEFQDGIQKAIGIDTWKSLSEAQQAALTSIAYNYGSLPDAVVKAIQDGGGPEKVAKAIAALSSNPGRRKEEAEAYLSGTGISMNDAGLGSKKTPDKIFQGNVDDIQKRIDVLNAEYAAQAKLNPLINDYGFAVEKAKIQQQLLSEAQQAGVTITPELAASIDTLSTNYAKASSASEGLKVSQERLKKSAEEFRDLGRDVVGGFISDLRSGKSAAEALAGALDKVVDKLIDVSLNAIFGGAGGGGLFGGGGGAGGLLGGFLIPGILHSGGVAGSDGYGHGRAVSPKTFAGAKRYHTGGVAGLQPGEVPAILQRGEVVLPRGTKASGGGKTQIQVGVSVDDTGGLRAYVKSVSQDTVTAASPRILSAANQQVVPTMAKYQNDTAGGDYRNG; encoded by the coding sequence ATGGCGGCAACCACTGAAGATCTGGCGCGGCTGCTCGTCTCCATCGAATTTACGCAGAAGCAATCTGAGAAGCAACTTGCGGCGATCGCAAAGCGAGCTGGCCAGACCGCAAACGAAATCGAGACAAAATTCAAGAGGGCCAACGACAACGCGGCAAATAGCTTCGTTGGATCTGGCAAGAGGGTCGAGGCATCGCTTGGCGCCCAGCGCGCCGCAGTGCAGAACCTGTCCTTCCAGTTGAACGACATTGCGACGTCGCTTGCCGGCGGAGCGTCACCTTTCCAGGTGATGATGCAGCAAGGAAGCCAAGTGTCGCAGGCGCTATCGTCTACCGGAGGCGGCCTTGGCAGCATCGTTAAGACGCTCGGCGGCGCATTCTCTGCAATGGTCAGCCCGATCTCTCTGGCTTCGTTCGCGCTTATCGGCCTCGCCGGCGCGGCAGTGCAGTATTTCTCGACGCTGAAGTCTGACGTTCCGGACGCCGAGAAACTGCTCAAGGCCCATGCCGAGCTCATCCAGTCCTTCGATAAGGCGTGGGGCGTCGCAAAGGCCAGTGTCGAAGGCTATTCCGCGTCTGTGCAGAAGATTGAGCTGCAGAAGCTCAAGGATGAATTCGGCAGCCTGCAAAAAGCAATTGAGGCGACCGGCAAAGATCTCGCCGGCGATCTTCTCAGCGTTCCGATCGACGACTTCCATGGCGCGACACAGACCGTGCGCGACTTCCAGAAGGCGCTGGCGCTACTCCAGAAGGACGTTCCGGATTTTCGCGAATTCTCGCTGGAAATGGAGCGCATCGAGGGCATGAATGGCATCCCTGAGAATATCAGGGAGTTGGCCAAGCAACTCCGGCTGTCAGCCAACGAATCCCTGCCTCTGCAGGACGCAATCGAGGAGATCCAGAAGAGACTGAAGACGCTTCACCTCACCGGCGAACAGGCCAAAGAGGCTTTCGCCGCACTTACCGCCCAGGCACTCGGCCTTGGCACTCAAGGTGGCGACGCCATTTCGACGATTGCTGGCAAGATCAAGACAGACTTGATCCCGGCGATGGCTGAAGCTACGAACCAGGTTCTGGAATACGCCAAGAACTATCAGACGCTCCAGAACCAGGTAAACAAGAGCCCGCTCGGCACGATCCCCCCGGTGTATTCTGGCGGCGGCCGGTTTATGAACCGCGAAGAGGCGCGCCAGTTCGACATTGACGAGTCGCAGCTGGACGAGGTCGGAAAGTCTGCCGCAGCGCGCATGATCCGCTCTTTCGAGGGGTTCATCACCAACGCGAAATGGGACACGAACCATTATCGTGTCGGCTTCGGCTCAGATACGGCGACACGCGCCAACGGCCAGATTGAGGAGGTCACCAAGGATACCGTCGTCACACTCGATGATGCGCAGAGAGATCTGTCTCGCCGCATCATGGAGTTCCAGGACGGTATCCAGAAGGCGATTGGCATCGACACCTGGAAAAGCCTCTCTGAGGCTCAGCAGGCGGCGCTGACGTCGATCGCCTATAACTATGGGTCGCTGCCGGATGCGGTCGTTAAGGCGATCCAAGATGGCGGCGGGCCTGAGAAGGTGGCAAAGGCCATTGCGGCCCTGAGTTCGAATCCTGGCCGGCGCAAAGAGGAGGCGGAAGCCTATCTCTCCGGAACTGGCATCTCGATGAACGATGCCGGTCTCGGCAGCAAGAAGACGCCGGATAAGATATTCCAGGGCAACGTCGACGACATCCAGAAGCGCATCGACGTTCTGAACGCCGAATATGCGGCGCAGGCGAAGCTTAACCCGCTGATCAACGACTACGGTTTCGCGGTCGAGAAAGCGAAAATCCAGCAGCAACTCCTCTCCGAGGCGCAGCAGGCTGGCGTCACGATCACACCAGAACTTGCCGCAAGCATCGACACGCTGTCGACGAACTATGCCAAGGCGTCCTCGGCCAGTGAGGGTCTGAAGGTTTCGCAGGAGCGGCTGAAGAAGTCGGCCGAAGAGTTCCGCGATCTTGGCCGTGACGTTGTCGGTGGTTTTATCAGCGATCTCCGAAGCGGCAAGTCAGCAGCCGAGGCACTTGCCGGCGCACTCGACAAGGTCGTCGACAAGCTGATCGATGTTTCGCTCAATGCCATCTTTGGCGGGGCTGGCGGCGGCGGCCTGTTTGGTGGCGGCGGTGGCGCAGGCGGTCTCCTCGGCGGATTCCTTATCCCCGGCATCTTGCACTCCGGCGGCGTCGCTGGTTCGGATGGTTACGGCCACGGCCGCGCTGTTTCGCCAAAGACGTTCGCTGGCGCGAAGCGATACCACACCGGCGGTGTCGCGGGCCTGCAGCCTGGCGAAGTGCCGGCCATTCTGCAGCGAGGTGAGGTTGTTCTGCCGCGCGGCACGAAAGCAAGCGGCGGCGGGAAGACGCAGATCCAGGTAGGCGTCTCCGTCGACGACACCGGCGGCCTGCGGGCCTACGTGAAGAGCGTCAGCCAGGACACAGTGACCGCGGCAAGCCCCCGCATCTTGAGCGCCGCCAACCAGCAGGTGGTTCCGACCATGGCGAAATACCAGAACGACACCGCTGGCGGAGATTACAGGAATGGCTGA